The following is a genomic window from Elaeis guineensis isolate ETL-2024a chromosome 10, EG11, whole genome shotgun sequence.
AGATTAGAAAACTTACACAAAGTAACGTGTCACAATGAGACAGCAATTATATAACACAACATAAAGAAATATCCCTAAATCATTCGGAACTAGTAACCAGTCACAGAGCACATTAGTCCAATGACAAGAAGTGAAAGGcaatatttgatataaaatactGAAATTAAAGTGACATAACTTGCCACTCAAGCAAGCGATCCACATTCACCAGTAAAGCATTTGAAAATCAAGAAAGTAAGAGAATTTTCAATAGCGACGAAAACGCACACAAAAGGCAGCCGCAGCAGAGCACTTTAGCGTGAAACGCATTAAATCCATTTTATAGGAGGAATACGGTACAACGATGGCACCTACACCAACAACTGCGAAACCTAAAAGACATCAAGATCAATATATCTCCTGATAGCtgtgtttgattttgatatgcggAGGATCCTCCGTCGGACATAATCCAACATGTGGATTTTTATGCAGCACAGCACATCGGAGAGGTGCAGCGAGCCCAAGCCGATCTTACCAACCTGAATGAAAGCTCCTCTAACCACTCCAGCGATCTCGATACCTCGATGTCTAGATTGGACCGGATCTCAGTGGCAACACAATCCATACACACCAAGATGCACACCCTAAAGTAACCAAATAGAACTAAAACCCTAACAATTTTCACCGCTCTACAATTCTTTAATACTACATTACCCACAACTGAAATCCCGATCAGACTATAAGGCTTCAAATCATCATTATTTGATGTCCAATCAAAGCATATCAGCATGAAAGATTCAATTTTGATTCGGAAATACCATCCCCTTTCATAAAAACCCAAACTTTCCCAAATTCAATAACCAACCAAAAGCAGAGCAGCAAAAAGCACCAAAAACCGGGAATAAAGATCGCATTTTTTCGGCATTCTCACCTTCTCCGATGGCGGGAACGGGCTTACTTTGCTTACCCGGCTGGCATTTGGGCGGGTActcgaagagggagagggagagctgCTTGTGGGCGACgccgatgtcgaagaagatgactccCGAGGAGGGGTCGGTGACGACGATCTCACGGACGGGGAGCCAGAGGAAGAGCTCCTCCTGGGCGACGCCGACGACGCCGTGGAGGCTGCCGTAGCTGAGGTTGCCGCGCACCACCCGGTCGAAGAAGACGAGGCTGTCGAAGCGGGCGTAACAGGGGTAGTCGAGCCGGACCTCCAGAAGACCGGTGGAGGGGTCGAGCGAGAAGGACTCCACCGATCGGGGGAGGAGCCCCGGAGGGAGGCCGTTGGCGCGGAGGAGGTCTTGAATGGAGGCCGCGGAGGCCAAGGGAACGAGGAGGTGGACGAGGGGGAGAAAGCTTAGGACAAGAAGTGCTTGGGAAGCCATGgtgtggagagagagagggagagagggagggaggggggtgTCTAGTAAAAAGGTGGGGTTTTGCTCTTTGGACAACtttttgtgagagagagagagagttccttTTGGTGAGAGAAAAGGGAGGATGAACTGTAGTGGAAGCGGAATTACTTCGGAATAAAACTAACCGAGAGAGAGAGATTGTCTTTTAGGGTAGAAGAAGAATTATTTTGGAATAAAACTAATCAGACAGCAAATAAAGTTATGATAAGAAAAAACATTTTATTCTAGGttacatatttaaaaaaaataaattttagatgctTTTAAACCAACTTTTTGACTTCAGTATAAAGCAAGGCGTTAGGCAAGGTTAGGACAAAATAAAGAGTGAAAAGCAAGATATTCCTATTGCTTATATTCCAGTTTATCCTGCAACTAAATAGACGATGAGATAGACAG
Proteins encoded in this region:
- the LOC105052672 gene encoding uncharacterized protein; the encoded protein is MASQALLVLSFLPLVHLLVPLASAASIQDLLRANGLPPGLLPRSVESFSLDPSTGLLEVRLDYPCYARFDSLVFFDRVVRGNLSYGSLHGVVGVAQEELFLWLPVREIVVTDPSSGVIFFDIGVAHKQLSLSLFEYPPKCQPGKQSKPVPAIGEGFRSRQEKGLEEER